A stretch of the Bacteroidales bacterium genome encodes the following:
- a CDS encoding VWA domain-containing protein, which translates to MDFASPQFFYLLLLIPLLVLWYWFKNKQNYAELNYSDLSRFKGVPKTIRQRLIHIPFVLKMIILGLLIIALSRPQSTAKQQNVSVKGIDIVMALDVSGSMLAQDLKPDRLEASKKVASDFIEGRPNDRVGLVIFSGEAFTQCPLTTDHQVLKTLFKDVKSGMIEDGTAIGDGLATAIARLKDSQAVSKVIILLTDGISNMGSLDASSAAEIAKMFGIRVYTIGVGTIGTAPYPVQTPFGIELRPMEVKIDEPLLKQIAATTDGKYFRATSNKKLQEIYAQIDELEKSKIDVTVFNQKTEEFKPYALWALFFFVMLMLLKYVYLKTIP; encoded by the coding sequence ATTGATTTTGCAAGCCCTCAATTCTTTTATTTACTGCTTTTAATTCCGCTTTTAGTTTTGTGGTATTGGTTTAAGAATAAACAAAATTATGCTGAATTAAATTATTCCGATTTGAGCCGTTTTAAGGGTGTTCCTAAAACTATCAGGCAACGATTGATACATATTCCTTTTGTCTTAAAAATGATTATTTTAGGATTACTCATTATAGCTTTAAGCAGACCGCAAAGTACTGCTAAACAGCAAAATGTTTCTGTAAAAGGAATAGATATTGTGATGGCTTTGGATGTCTCGGGAAGTATGCTGGCACAAGATTTAAAGCCTGATCGTTTGGAAGCATCAAAAAAAGTAGCATCCGATTTTATTGAAGGACGCCCCAACGATCGTGTTGGATTGGTTATATTTTCGGGCGAAGCTTTTACTCAATGTCCGCTTACAACAGATCATCAAGTTCTGAAAACATTATTTAAAGACGTAAAAAGCGGAATGATTGAAGACGGAACTGCCATTGGCGATGGCTTGGCAACGGCTATAGCTCGTTTAAAAGATAGTCAGGCTGTTAGTAAAGTTATTATTTTGTTGACCGATGGAATTAGTAATATGGGTTCGTTAGATGCTTCTTCGGCAGCCGAAATAGCTAAAATGTTTGGCATTAGAGTTTATACTATAGGAGTGGGAACAATAGGAACAGCACCTTATCCCGTACAAACGCCTTTTGGTATCGAGTTGCGTCCTATGGAAGTAAAAATTGATGAGCCTCTGCTAAAACAAATTGCGGCCACAACAGATGGAAAATATTTTAGGGCAACAAGTAATAAAAAGCTTCAAGAAATTTACGCTCAAATCGATGAGTTGGAAAAATCAAAAATTGACGTAACGGTATTTAATCAAAAGACTGAGGAATTTAAACCTTATGCCTTGTGGGCATTATTCTTTTTTGTAATGTTAATGCTCTTGAAATACGTTTATTTAAAAACGATTCCTTAA
- a CDS encoding tetratricopeptide repeat protein has protein sequence MMKNILFIVFMFSVAFVNAQSDKALVRQGNKSYQNNEFANAEINYRKALDKNPNSLSGTFNLADAVYEQKDFEKSAEMFAKIGQADLAKEQKGMAYYNLGNSLLKAKQYEQSIEAYKMALRNNPADADARYNLEFARQMLKNQQDKKKDKQDKKDQDKNQNKDQQKDKNDKKDQDKNQNKDQQKDKQDKKDQNKDQQKQQDNKNDQGKSEQQMNDQQSKKISKKDAERMLEALKNNEKKTLEKLKKGKKGKVRVVKKEKDW, from the coding sequence ATGATGAAGAACATATTATTTATAGTCTTTATGTTTTCTGTTGCTTTTGTCAATGCACAAAGCGATAAAGCTTTGGTTCGACAAGGAAATAAATCGTATCAGAATAACGAATTTGCAAATGCTGAGATAAATTATCGTAAGGCATTAGACAAGAACCCGAATTCTTTGAGTGGCACTTTTAATTTGGCCGATGCTGTTTATGAGCAAAAGGATTTTGAAAAATCAGCCGAAATGTTTGCTAAGATCGGGCAAGCTGATTTAGCAAAAGAACAAAAAGGAATGGCTTATTATAATTTAGGTAATTCGCTTTTGAAAGCAAAACAGTACGAGCAAAGTATAGAAGCATATAAAATGGCATTACGTAATAATCCTGCGGATGCAGATGCCAGATATAATTTAGAATTTGCTCGACAAATGCTGAAAAATCAACAAGATAAAAAAAAGGATAAGCAGGATAAAAAAGACCAAGATAAGAATCAAAATAAAGATCAACAAAAAGATAAAAACGATAAAAAAGATCAGGATAAGAATCAAAATAAAGATCAGCAAAAAGATAAACAAGATAAAAAAGATCAAAATAAAGACCAGCAAAAACAGCAGGATAATAAAAATGATCAAGGAAAGTCCGAACAGCAAATGAACGACCAACAATCTAAAAAGATATCTAAGAAAGATGCTGAAAGAATGCTGGAAGCTTTAAAAAATAATGAGAAGAAAACATTAGAAAAACTTAAAAAAGGAAAAAAAGGAAAAGTAAGAGTTGTTAAAAAAGAAAAAGATTGGTAG
- a CDS encoding VWA domain-containing protein, which yields MFRFEEINYLYAWILIPLFFVFFWVMILRRKRNIKQLGDKNLIEALMPNRSNFKLWIKFILLSLSFFFLILGLANPQIGSKLEEVERKGVDLVMALDVSNSMLAEDIKPNRLERAKRAISQLIDRLEGDRIGIVVFAGKAYMQLPITSDYSAAKLFLSTIDTEIVPTQGTSIGQAIDLSLTAFSDNKHEKAIVVITDGEDHDDDPIAAAESAVAQGVKVYAIGIGLPEGAPIPEFSNGQQMGFKKDISGKTVITKLDELTLQKVATAGEGIYVRANNTSAGLNQVFEEISKMEKQRYETKMFSDYEDRFQYFIALAIFLLILELLIFERKSRFAGKIKLFDK from the coding sequence ATGTTTCGATTTGAAGAAATAAATTATTTATATGCGTGGATATTAATCCCCTTGTTTTTTGTTTTCTTTTGGGTGATGATTCTAAGGAGAAAACGAAATATTAAACAATTGGGTGATAAGAATCTTATTGAGGCTTTAATGCCTAATCGCTCTAATTTTAAGCTTTGGATAAAATTTATCTTATTAAGCTTATCTTTCTTCTTTTTGATTTTAGGATTGGCAAATCCGCAAATAGGTTCCAAATTGGAAGAGGTGGAGCGTAAGGGTGTTGATTTGGTTATGGCTCTTGACGTATCTAATTCTATGTTGGCCGAAGATATTAAACCTAATCGTTTGGAAAGAGCAAAACGAGCAATTTCGCAACTTATTGATAGGTTAGAGGGAGATAGAATTGGTATAGTAGTTTTTGCAGGAAAAGCATATATGCAACTTCCGATTACTTCGGATTATAGTGCAGCAAAATTATTTTTATCTACCATAGATACCGAAATTGTTCCAACACAAGGTACCAGTATCGGACAGGCAATAGATTTGTCTTTAACGGCTTTTAGTGACAATAAACACGAGAAAGCAATAGTTGTAATTACGGATGGGGAAGATCATGACGACGATCCCATAGCCGCAGCTGAAAGCGCTGTTGCACAGGGAGTGAAAGTTTATGCCATTGGTATTGGTTTACCCGAAGGAGCTCCAATTCCAGAGTTTAGCAACGGACAGCAGATGGGTTTTAAAAAAGATATATCGGGAAAAACCGTTATTACTAAACTTGATGAATTAACTCTGCAAAAGGTGGCAACTGCCGGCGAAGGGATTTATGTACGAGCTAATAATACTTCGGCAGGATTGAATCAGGTATTTGAGGAAATTAGTAAAATGGAAAAACAGCGTTACGAAACAAAAATGTTCTCTGATTATGAAGACAGGTTTCAATATTTTATCGCTTTGGCAATATTTTTGTTAATTCTTGAACTCCTTATATTTGAAAGAAAAAGTCGATTTGCAGGTAAAATTAAATTGTTCGATAAATAA
- a CDS encoding AAA family ATPase — MMQTDIRELNERIKLESSFIEMLTKEMDKVIVGQKHMTESLLIGLLSNGHILLEGVPGLAKTLAITTLSKAIDAKFSRIQFTPDLLPADLVGTMIYSQKKEEFQIKKGPVFANFVLADEINRSPAKVQSALLESMQEHQVTIGEETFKLPDPFLVMATQNPIEQEGTYPLPEAQVDRFMLKVVITYPNQEEEMLILRQNINNTFETIDAVVKPEDIIRAREVVREVYMDEKIEKYITDIVFASRYPEKYNLKKLEGFIAFGGSPRASINLALAAKAFAFIKRRGYVIPEDIRAVAHDVLRHRIGLTYEAEAENITSEDIINDILNTVEVP; from the coding sequence ATGATGCAAACAGATATTCGTGAATTGAATGAACGAATTAAATTAGAGAGTTCGTTTATCGAGATGCTAACCAAAGAAATGGATAAAGTTATTGTTGGACAAAAACATATGACTGAAAGTTTGTTAATAGGTCTTTTATCCAATGGGCATATTCTACTCGAAGGTGTTCCCGGTTTGGCCAAAACATTAGCAATTACAACTTTATCAAAAGCTATTGATGCTAAGTTTAGTCGGATTCAGTTTACTCCCGATTTATTGCCTGCCGATCTAGTAGGAACAATGATTTATTCTCAAAAAAAGGAAGAGTTCCAAATTAAAAAAGGACCTGTTTTTGCTAACTTTGTTTTAGCAGATGAAATTAACCGTTCTCCTGCTAAAGTACAAAGTGCACTTTTGGAATCTATGCAAGAGCATCAGGTAACCATTGGTGAGGAAACTTTTAAATTACCCGATCCGTTTTTGGTAATGGCTACGCAAAACCCTATCGAACAAGAGGGAACATATCCTTTACCAGAAGCTCAAGTCGACCGTTTTATGCTAAAAGTGGTTATTACTTATCCAAATCAAGAAGAGGAAATGCTTATTCTTCGACAAAATATTAATAATACTTTTGAAACTATTGATGCCGTCGTAAAACCGGAAGATATTATTCGTGCTCGTGAAGTCGTTCGTGAAGTGTATATGGACGAGAAAATTGAAAAATATATTACCGATATTGTATTTGCGTCTCGTTATCCGGAAAAATATAATCTCAAAAAGTTAGAAGGATTTATTGCTTTTGGCGGTTCTCCTCGTGCCAGTATAAATCTTGCTTTAGCTGCAAAAGCCTTTGCCTTTATTAAGAGAAGAGGCTACGTTATTCCTGAAGATATTCGTGCGGTGGCTCATGATGTTTTGCGGCATAGAATTGGTTTAACCTATGAGGCAGAAGCCGAAAATATTACTTCAGAAGATATCATCAACGATATTTTAAATACTGTTGAAGTCCCATAA
- a CDS encoding DUF58 domain-containing protein, protein MTAKEIFKKVRKIEIKTRGLSRQVFSGQYHSVFKGRGMAFSEVREYQYGDDVRTIDWNVTARFNKPYIKIFEEERELTVMLLIDISGSNNFGTNNSFKMDVITEIAAVLAFSAIQNNDKVGVIFFSDKIEKFIPPKKGTSHILRIIRELVDFKADNAKTDIGEALKFLTNAIKKRCTAFLISDFMCDNYADALKIAGNKHDLMAIRVSDERESNIPNVGMVQIKDAESGEKIWVDTSSREVRDHFANNAKQFTHKVQDIVKKSGVDLAEISTGEDYVIPLMKMFKKREGRL, encoded by the coding sequence GTGACAGCAAAAGAGATATTTAAAAAGGTAAGGAAGATTGAAATAAAGACAAGAGGTTTGTCCCGACAAGTTTTTTCGGGGCAATATCATTCTGTTTTTAAAGGAAGAGGAATGGCGTTTAGCGAAGTTCGTGAATATCAGTATGGCGATGATGTTCGGACTATAGACTGGAACGTTACGGCCAGATTCAATAAGCCTTATATAAAAATATTTGAGGAGGAGCGTGAGCTTACCGTAATGCTTTTGATTGATATTAGCGGATCGAATAATTTTGGAACTAACAACAGTTTTAAAATGGATGTGATTACGGAAATAGCTGCGGTTTTAGCTTTTTCTGCTATCCAAAATAATGATAAGGTTGGTGTAATATTTTTTAGTGATAAAATTGAAAAATTTATTCCTCCTAAAAAAGGAACTTCTCATATTTTACGTATTATCAGAGAATTGGTTGATTTTAAAGCCGATAATGCGAAAACTGATATCGGCGAAGCCTTAAAATTTTTAACCAATGCTATTAAAAAGCGTTGTACTGCTTTTTTGATTTCCGATTTTATGTGTGATAACTATGCAGATGCATTGAAAATAGCAGGCAATAAACACGACTTAATGGCTATTCGTGTGAGTGATGAACGTGAATCAAATATTCCAAATGTAGGAATGGTACAAATAAAAGATGCCGAGAGCGGAGAAAAAATTTGGGTTGATACATCAAGCAGAGAGGTACGTGATCATTTTGCCAATAACGCAAAACAATTCACTCACAAAGTACAGGATATAGTAAAGAAAAGCGGCGTGGATTTAGCTGAGATTTCAACGGGTGAAGATTATGTCATTCCGTTAATGAAGATGTTTAAAAAAAGGGAGGGAAGACTATAA